The Coturnix japonica isolate 7356 chromosome 9, Coturnix japonica 2.1, whole genome shotgun sequence genomic interval GAAGAAGcaacagaagaggaaacagcaCTTCATAATCGAATCATGCCAACGGTGGTGCGACCTTCAAAACAACTTTTTCCAGAATCCAAGCAAGCAACTAATCAAGAAATGGTAGGcacactgaaagcattttgtcaAATGAAACTAATCCTCTAAGTTACACAAATATGTTGCAGTGTATGCTGACCTGGCTGATATCATTCAGACATTATTGAAATTGTTTGGTGATTTTTCTTGGCAAAGATAGAGAAGATGTGTTTTAATCGTTGTTGCAAAAAGTTGCTCAGCATATGGTGCTGTAGTAGATAAGCAGACTGATTGGCAGTGTTGTTACCCCAATAGACTGGTTATGGGGTGCCATAACACTTTTTGGGTTTACTGGTATCAGTGCCAAATTCTTAGTGTGCTAATAAATTGCTTAGGTGAGCTTACCTTGGTTCTTGTCAGCATTGTACCTTTGGAGATGTGTGCTGActtaaataaaatgtacttGGGATGTTATTATACACAGGGAATGCAAGCAAGACCTCTACCCAGAATATCACAGAGTAAGGGAGCAGGAGGATATACTGTTGGTTGCTCTGTGAGTCTTCTGCAGTGGCTGgaagcttttttgttgttcagaactgagtgcacacacagcagttaTTGGTGTGCAGTATCTGACTAAGAACATTCTTGGAATTTACTGCATGACTTTTGTGTTACTCTGTAATAACGACATCactctgaaatgctttgcaaCTTTAATAATTGACGTGGCTTAAGTACACACAGGTTTGACTGAAAAGACTTGCAAATTCTAATCAAGATCTAATGTATCTCAGTTAAAGTAAAAAGTACTGAATAAGTATAGTATATCCATATTCAGCGTTTGTGGAATCCATCGCGAGTGTAATGTGACTGAGAGGGCTGTACAAATTGGTTTACCCATTGATGTTACCAATGTTATGTTTAAATGCTTTCTAtctggaaaaatactgaaatatttacaggagttttttttttttgttcttttttttgtttaggaATTATTTGAGCTTTCGGTAAGTGGTCTTTGTTTTCTCCGTCAATAAATCATCTCcctatttttcttatttctcacaATTTGTGGATGTaacccttttcttcttctgttccACCTTACACAGACCACTTATGAAATTGGGATTGTGCGccagtttccattttcttcagttttgcaaCGCATGTGTGTGATAGCGAGAATTCTTGGGGAGAAGAGAATGGATGCTTATATGAAAGGTGCCCCTGAAGTGATTGCAAGCTTGTGTAAGCAGGAAACAGGTAAGGGAacagcctgattttttttttctttcttgtgcagctcagctgtgataCGACTAATTTTAATAACTCTTAACTTGACCATTTTAAAGTTCCTGTTGACTTTGAGAGTGTCCTGGAAGAATACACCAAGCAGGGCTTCCGAGTTATTGCGCTTGCTCACAGAAAATTGGAGTCTAAACTTACATGGCACAAAGTTCAGACTATTAATAGGTAAgagtggctttgtttttttcttttcttttagctaAATAACAACAGGCTTTAAAAACTGCATACTTTGGAGTAATCCCATTATGCTTACTTTGGTTTAAATCCAATTATTCATCTTCTTTAGCTTGTTTTTGTCTTGCTATGCAGTTCCGTATGTTCATTAATTGAACTCTGAGCAATACATAGGAACTTAAGGAAGTCTTCCTCCAATAGTCTTACAAAAATTTACAGTGGCGGTAGCACACACAAGACCTGTAAATGCATTGAGTTTTATGCGAAATGAAGTTAAGAAGTCCCTTAATTAACTAATGGCTATTAATCTCTCTATCTTTGGCAATTTAGTGTGGTAGTTTGTATGCTCTGGTTCAGGTAATCGGGAAAAGAAATTAGAGATCCGTTCTAAACAGCTTAACATTTGTCTGTGAATGCTGTTCCAGAGCATTTTTTCCAAGAGTAACCTTTCTTATTGGGAATGTGAGATCTTCTAGACAGAGTTCTGATTGAAAACCCTTACAGTTGAGCATGAGAAGAAACAACACTTTCTTAACGctagtttttgttgttattttaagcGTAAACAAAGGGAATGAGCATAAATGAATGGAGATGATGGTATTCTCttgtattgcttttaaaaagtgaattCTTCACGCTTTgcacagtaaaaataaacatctcttTAATTTGATAAGCATAAAATCAGGTTCTTTAAACTACGTGAAGTAATTGTAacttttctgatgttcttttcCCTGCCTCCTTTCATACAGAGATGCTATTGAAAGTAACATGGATTTTATGGGGTTAATTATAATGCAAAACAAGCTAAAGCAAGAAACCCCTGCTGTACTTGAAGATTTGCATAAAGCCAACATTCGCTCTGTCATGGTTACAGGTTAGCATGAAAACATTCATATAACAGAGAAAAAGTTATTGTtgaacagatttattttggaTGTAGTGTGTGAAATAAAAGTTCTAGTGTTTGATACACTGGGATTGTGCTGCATTTATGCAAGAGTGAAGTTCAGAAGCTATTACGAAACTACGTGTCATTTTGGTTGAGGGGTGCTTTGGTAAGTTAGGGGTCTGAAATCAGTAAGGGGTTAATTCTACTTTGTGGAATTAACATTAACGTGTTGCTTCTTATTGAGTTGAAGGATAAAAAACCTTGAATGTCCTTGGACTAGGCAGAAGTTTAGGTCTAATCTCATGACTGGCTTTTAGCAGGAGTTCGTACTGCATGACCTCCTGAGAGTCAATCCCTGCTATTTCAATTTAATGTATAACAATGGCTTCTTAACCTGCCTTGGGtttgtctgtgctgtgttttctgtgtaaCGTGGGTATTTTGCAAATCACAAGTATTACAACTTGTAATATACAAGATAGACAAATATAGAATTGTAATTGGGTGGCAGCAGAACTCTGTGTTTGTCTTGTATGAATCATTTTTAACTGGGAGTGATGCTATTGAGTGGAGGAATGTAAGGGATATAATATGACATCTGCCTGTGGATTTGTTTGGCTCTAAGGATGCCACAGGTATATTAAACATCTTTCCTCCTGCTTTAAAACTGGCTTAGTTAGCTTTATCTTTTATGTTGAATATGGATGTATTGATCCTTTAGCTCAAACCTTTCAAAATGCAACTCTTTCACAGGAGATAACATGTTAACTGCTATCTCCGTGGCCAGAGATTGTGGAATGATTCTACCTCAGGATAAGGTCATTATTGCTGAAGCACTACCTCCAAAGGACGGGCAGGCTGCCAGAATTAACTGGCATTATGCAGATACCCTCGCAAGATGCACTAGTTCATCACCAGCCATAAACTCAGAGGTAATTTAATTGCCGTTGTGTCCTTAGCTTATAAACACTTAATTTTGCTGTTCAGTTTCTTTGTCCCccagcttttttattattctgttaaATAATAAGTTTGCCTGCCATTAAATGTCAACTCTAAACTGCTGTACTATTTAACTTTGCAAACCTTACAATAttgaaaagcagtaaaagatCTTTGGGAGCttgtttttaacttctctgCAAGACTTGATGTTTTAGCTGGGCagatgtgggttttttcccctgGTTTTCAATTTAAGTCTGCTTTAGCCACATGTTGTGGAAACATTAAACCATATGTTCTTGatattaaataaatgctttaatagaatgagatttttctttcaagtgaagCTCATAGACGCCTTCACTACAGTGAACAATCCtcaagattattattattatactttGTTCAATGCACTACAGCTAGAATATTAAACTGCTTTTGATAGGATATTCCAGTTAAATTGGTCCATGAAAGTCTTGAGGATCTTCAGATGACCAAGTACCATTTTGCAATGAATGGAAAGTCATTTGCAGTGATTTTGGAGCATTTTCAGGACCTGGTACCCAAGGTGAGCATTTTACTTGAATCTGGGCACTTTTAATGAAGAACAGGCTGGGTGTTTTGAGTACTAAGAAGTTTCTGTCTTTCAGCTTGTATTACATGGCACTGTGTTTGCTCGCATGGCTCCTGATCAGAAAACTCAGTTGGTGGAAGCTTTACAAAATGTAGAGTAAGTATTTCTTTAAGTATAGAAGGGGGTGGCAGCTTGACATGGTCTGtgtgatgagaaaaaaaactgatAGCTGTTATACCAAATACAAAAGGTTGGGCTGAGATAACTTCTTGGGGCTGGTGAATAAGCTGAGCTGGATGAGAGTACCGCCATCTGCTGGCTAGGTGTGAATATGTAAGTTGTACGAGCTTTGTGAAATTGTAAGGGTTGAGTAGCTGAATAGCGTATCTATAAATCTGATTTCTTGGCTTAGTGAACAAATGTATTGAGTGACATCTGTGTACTGAAGAAGTACTGGTGTGATGCCTTGTGGTCACTTACTGTCAATATGTTGTCAGTCAGTGTCAAGGCTCGAACTATTAACTTAGAGACTGTTGCTCATGTGGCTGTTTCTGACCTTTGTGTTTTTCCAGAagtttggtgtttgttttttcattgaCACTTTTAGGGTTATCTTTATTAAAATGTTGTGTCTATATAAAACAGTAGAGAAGCATTAACGTCTTATGATAAAGATGCGTTAGACTTTCTTGGGATGATAGCTGATAACTATTATTGATTTGATTGAACTGGCTGAGTTACATTACTTTTATCTGCTTCTTTATATGTATAATGTAAATAGTAAATGCTTTTAGCACCCTGGATTACTTAGGTTTGTACAAACCCTGAATATATCAAATaatataaaaagcatttaatgaaatCAACTAAACGGACAGTGATTGAGGAACAGTCCAGAACCCTAAcatctatttgttttctatagTTACTATGTGGGCATGTGTGGAGATGGTGCGAATGACTGTGGCGtaagtacatttttattttgcatatggAACTGCTCAGGTTTTATAGctgaaagcatgttttaaaacatcctgtatttcaatatgAATTGACAGGCACTAAAGAGGGCACATGGTGGTATATCTTTGTCTGAACTCGAGGCTTCTGTGGCATCACCGTTCACTTCCAGGACACCTAGTATTTCCTGCGTGCCAAAGCTGATCAGGTAATGCCACCATGACCGTAGATGTATCCATGTAACTCATTCTGCATACTGTATGTTAATAACATATTTGATGTTTATTGTAGGCCCAGCTGAATTAAAGGACAAGCCATACATTTTTAGTAGTTACTTCTTTACTGAAAGTGGATTGAATAAGGAATTGCAATAGcatgattattttgttttaaatcctgTTTATGTAAAGTTCAAGGGAGGGTTTTACAGCTTAGTACTTAATTTAATGTCTTCGTTACTACTGAAATTTCCATGAGGTGTGTATATAATTGCAGATTTAACATTCGTGAGATAGCCTTGCTTCTCAGCACCATATTAAGTAGAAAACAAGTTTCTTCTGTGGGGTTTCACCAGTCTTTATTCTAGAGTTGGAATCTAGTTTTAGATATAGGTCAGCCAGAGATAAACCTATTTTAATCTGTATGAAACTGACGAAGTCTTGCATATGCAGAAGCATGTCTGAGGTTGGCAATTGTTGAATGTGTTTTCACTCAATCCACATAGTAAACCTGTGTGATAAAGAAGCATTTGCCATcagactttcattttaaaaactttgCTGGAAAACCACATGCAGTCAAAGAACATTGTGATGTGGTGGTGGCTCAGTTCAGAGGACacactcacagctctgcaccTGAAAGTGTGCCATTCTGACCCTCCTTTTCACTCCATGTGTCTGAGCACTCTGTCTTCACCCTAGTGTCTCTCGAAAGGCTTGCTGATGTATTTAATTGCAGTTAATTAAACTGAAGCTTCTGCTTGCTTGTAAAAAAGCTTTCTAGTCACAtgattgtgtttgttttgacaGGGAAGGCCGTGCTGCTTTAATAACTTCCTTCTGTGTATTTAAATTCATGGCATTATACAGCATTATCCAGTACATCAGCGTTACTCTGCTATATTCTGTAAGTATTTAGTTGTGATTAAGCAGTGTCAATGTAATTCAGATTTGAAAGCTGATACTTATGAACTGTTGCCAGTCTCTTTGTACACAACAGTCACATTCAAGAATCTGGAATTTTCATACATTCATACTTTGGGAATTGATCTGTGAATTGTACAGTGCTCAAGATCTGCAGGTAAAGGAAGTCAGCTTGGAAAGAGACTGATTTGTTATAGAGAAAGACTTATGGAAATAGTGCAGTAAGAGTTTCACTGTAAGATGCTTGTTGGCGTGGAAGCAGTTACTGATGTTTCACTTGTGATTTCTCTCTAGATCCTGAGCAATTTGGGAGACCACCAGTTTCTCTTCATTGATTTGGCAATCATTTTGGTGGTTGTATTCACTAGTAAGTATTATGCTGAACTACTGCTGGTGGCTTCTGTGAAGCAGTTTTTGCATCCACTTACTGCTGGTTGGAATAAGCGCTGTGATGTGAAAGTTAAGACGTTACAACTATTGCAATATCTGTATTGGGAAATTAACAATAACCATTGTACTGAATAAGATTCACATGTAGTTTGTGATATATTCTCATGCAAGAAGCACATCATGGGCATGAAAGGCAGTTCTTCACAGTACAGGAAGTCAGAAGTCTGGCCTGAGGAAGGTGTTAGAATCAAAACAGTCTTTGTTCCTGCATGATCTTTCTCAAATGTTTTGACTTCTTGCCTTATTAGTTGAACTTGAAAGTGTTGCACTTGCAAACTGTCATCTAGTGAAGTACTTAATTTCACCTATGACCCTAGCACTCAGTTTACTGGTTAACACTAGAactcttattttttaagttcAATGGAGCTGCTTCTTTGAAGTAATGGAGGACTACAACTGAGGAAACTAGTTAGTAAGTGCTTGTGCCAGATAAATGGGAAGTTGCTGTAGAACCTTACAATTGCCCTATCCAGTATTTGTCTGGGAACGCTGCCAGTTACTTGTCTCATGGTTTCTGTGTTGTCCccagctgccctgtgctgccagagGTAACCAGCTTATAAACGGCACTGTGGCATTCATGTAGGTACAACCTTTGTTGGGTGGTTTCACATTAAGACGTCACAAGCAAGccatttcagttctgcagagTATAAACAGGGTAACTCTTGAAAACCATAACGATGCAATAGATTGTGtgtatttttgtcctttttgcaGTGAGCCTGAACCCTGCTTGGAAGGAGCTGGTTGCACGGAGGCCTCCATCAGGCCTTATCTCAGGTCCACTTCTGTGTTCCGTTTTGTCTCAGATCATCATCTGCCTTGTTTTCCAAACATTCGGGTTTCTTTGGGTCAAGCAGCAGCCCTGGTTTGAACGTTGGACACCAGAATCTGAGTAAGTGtttcagtgatattttaatGGATATGGTATCATCAGAAAGGGATCACCAGTGATGCTGTTGCATTTATCCACCATTTTGTAAGTGTAGCTTTTCTGTGGCTACTCAATAGTCTGTAGCTAAAAGCATGTACCTAATACGTTGGTGCTGTCCAATGACTGAAATGCAGAACTGGGTGAGAGCCAGACTGCAGAGTCTGAGGATTCTTCAGGTCTGGGACATATGAGATCAGAATTTGAAGTTCACAGTTCAAGCCATTTTAACttgtttatatttatacatttttgttttcctgttagaGTTCcagtaaattacatttttgaaaatgaaatattttcatattttattactttgcagtattttcttacCTGTCTTCTGAGTTTGTATAAAACAACAGTCCCTAAGCAGTTCCTGAAGGGATTTCACAAGCtgaaagcacaaaagaaattgaatcatagaattctcaATTGCTACCTCCCTTCCTCAGGCTTGAGCTAATTCTTACTATCTGTAGTAGGTTTTCAGGATATGCTTTTTTAACATACTGTAgtaatttctttcattactcTTGCTAATAAATAGGATTCAGCCttgtttggcttttcttcttaacTCAGTCTTAAATGTTTATGTTGCAGTGCATGTAATGTATTGGATGCCTCAAACATCAGCTCTGCGCATTATGGGAACGAGACTCTTGATGATGAGcataacattaaaaattatgaaaacacaactttgttttttatatcCAGCTTTCAGTACCTCATAGTCGCAATTgtcttttcaaaaggaaagccCTTTAGACAACCGTGCTACAAAAATCGTAAGTCCTTTCTTACTATATACAGTTATATATTTTAAGGTATCATTGCAAAAATATACCTCAGAGAAGATAATAGGTCAATAATATTTCCAGAGATTAATAAACCTATGATATATACAAGATCTCTCTAAAACCCCGACTGAGTAATTGTCtgaataaaatacttcaaaatactttttctttttttcattcacagTTCTGTTTGTTACTTCCGTGGTAGTTCTCTAtgtcttcttatttttcatcatgTTGCATCCCTCTGAACTTATCAACATGTCTTTTGAGGTAAGATTGAGCAGATGTATCTGTTCTTCTTGGGGCCGCTGGCTGCCTCTTGGGGAAACTTGAGCCCTGAGATTTTTAGCTTCTAATCTTGGGGAGGGGAGGTAATTTCCTTGAAACCTGTGTACAGAGACAGAAGTGAAGTACTTAAATTAATATCcctctttcttctgaaaatttcactttgaattttCAACTGGATGAAAGACCTTAAAATGTTCTCAGACAACAAAGCACGAGAAGCAGGATTCTGCAATACGTATTAATATGCTTAATAGCATCCAATTTTATGGGCATATGCACTTGTGCATTTATTCATGTGTACATGTGAATTTATAACTCGGAGCCAGTTTTGAATGCACGTTTTGACCACTTCATATATGTGGTGTTAACCTCTGGCAACTTCTTCTCACAGCTCGTATGTGTGCCATATGAGTGGCGGCTGAGAATTCTCATCATTGTTATTGTCAATGCAATTGTATCCGTGCTGATGGAGGTAAGacattcaaacagaaaatacttaCTGTTCAGTGATTCTCCTAGGCTGTAGGTTTGTCTGTGGTTTAGGTTTGTTTAGGATCCACAACATGCCAGTGGAACAATGAGTTTTAAACTTCCATTTCTAAAAGTGTCCTTCCAGGCTGGACTTAATGTGTTATATGTTCTCTGTGTTAAAAACATAACATTAAAACCCATCtgaatcaataaaataaaaataaaaggagagtagcagggaggggagagtgaaaagctgaaaaaattgtttcaactatttcatatttatttgctgtgtgaAAGGAACTCAAAATAACATACCATGTATAAAATCCTTAGGGAAGCTCATCATACATGCATCATTCGTTCATTTTATTGCTCAGGATAATGCAGGTCTGTCTGCTTACCTGTATAATGTCATTAAGTGAAAAAGTAGAGATGTTTGTGCAGATCTGCTCTTTTCAGTCTGAGCTTGTCCAGCATCGGTAGTTTTGGATATTTTTACCTCCTCTGCTCTGATTCCATAGTTAATGTGGTCAGAAAATCACCCTGCCTTTCATCCAGGTAACTACCCTTCTGTAGTTTCTAAGAATCTGTGTTAACAGAGGCGCATCTGCTATAGCTAGTCTGGATTCTTAGCCAGTCATTTACTCCTATGGTTAGTTCTTCCTGTTGAAATGACTCCTTATTTCCAACCTGAATACATTTGGTTTTTGGTCGCAGACAgtagttattatttttctttaaacattatCTTAGCTGCTACAATTATCcatttttactgtaaaacattttctgcagcttctaGTCAGTGTTTCCATTACTATGTGAGGGTTTGCTATTAAGGTAACTAGAATAGTGTTTGCTAGGATCAGACTGCTTTGGCCTTTGAAGATGACTACAGCTTTAATATTCTTTCCAGTTGACTAAGTTTTCCCTTCTGTTCACAACATTAGAAGTAACATCAACCAAAGTTCTTGGAATAATTTGTCAGGACTTTGAGTTCAGAACATTGTTCCAAATAAGAATTGCAAGGTATATTATTATATTCTCCCCTTTTGGAACAtggatttcattgtttttgcaTAAGTGGTAAGAACCCGGGCTTGTgttgatagatagatagacagaaATAAGTTGTAGTTACAGTTTTCAGCCCAATGATAAACTTAATGGAAGACAATAAATTTACCTTACAGCTGAAAACTTTGTTCTGCAGAAGATCTTTCCGTTTTCTGTGCAGCCTATGGATATTTCACAAGAGCTCAGTTAGAAAGACTGATTTATCACAGTGTGTTCCTCCACACAGTATGTGTCTCTTGAGGAAAAACATTCATAAGGTTCCTCTCCTGAGTGTTGTCAGTTGCCACATCAGTCTGTAAACCTCTGAGTTTCTAGTAAACACAACCTAAGCAATGTATTCCCTGTAAAGCATTTGCTTTCACCAAATATTTCGAAGCCCACCTCCTCTTCTACCTTTGCAAGTTTTAGTTGGTATCTTTAATAGTTACTATTGTTAGCAAAACTTTTTCTTAAGATGATGCATCACAATTcctttaaaatggatttttctgtttttctttttgcacatgTAGCAGTAGTGgaatagaatcatggaatttAGTTTTGTTGACATTATTTGGACGTGTTGCACCTGACTTCTAAGCCTATTTTTCCACTTTCACTGTTAGCTGAATAGTTCCTTTAGTCACCTGTTCTTTGTTCTACTGAAACTAATTCCTTGGTAACTGCCCCGTAAATGCTTCGTAGTGATGAGGTACAGGGAAAGACTGGATCTGTTTTGTCTTACCACGCTTCCTATTTGATGCTCTTCTCTCTGATCCTGTGTAATTTAATTGTTTCTAAAGCAGGAATGGTTTCAAAATGTACTTGTCTCACacctgttttctgaaatgctttgtgaaACTTCTGCTCCTTCCATGTGGATACCAGACTAGGTATTATAGGCTGCACATTATTTGTACCAGGCATTAAAATCCATTACAAAAGTCCAATTTTCAAGTCCAAATAGTCAGCTCCCTTTTTTTTCAATGGCAGATCTTAGGCAACTGTTAAACACAGATTCTGTCTAGAAACCAGAGAGTCATAGGCTTAAGGCTTTGAATGCCATGAGTTCACACCTTCATAGCTGAGCTTGGTCATATAGGAATCATTAGATACACAATGTGGAGTGCTCACCTTCTGCCCCCTGTTCCAAAATCTGAAACAGCTCCTGCTGGGGGCCCTGATTTGGCACCATCTGGAAGCTTTTCTGTGCAGGCCACTGGTgtttaaaaaagacaaatcacATCTATAATGCTATAATGTTTACAGCATCACAAAATTGTAGGGGTTGTAGGGGACCTCTAGAGATCTAGTCTAGTCCCCCCAGCAAAGCAGgccccctacagcaggctgcacaggtaggcgtcaTTTGGGTCTTTAATATCTGCAGAGGAGAATcaacagcctccctgggcagcctgttgtaGTGCTAAGATGTTCCAGTGTTTAAGATGGTTTGAGGCAAAATGGCTTCAAGCAGTAAAGTCTGTGGTGCTTCAcaggatttttgttgttttttttagtcTTAAAACACATAAAGgatgtgtatttttgtttgtatcaGTGCATGCAGTTTTGGTCGTTACTACTTATTGATGATTAAAAATATGTGttcatatttttaagttttcctctgagcacttcagaaatgaaaatgtttatcACTTAAGTACTGACAGATAACATAAGCTCTCCATTTTGCCTGGCACTGAATTATGTCTAACAGAgtatttcaggttttatttgAAATGTGCACACTAATAACCAGTGATCATTAGTTTCTTAACTCTTCCTACTCACTGCAATGTCTCACAGAATGTCCTCCTTGATATGATCCTTTGGAAGGTTGTGTTCAGTCGAGACAAACAAGGAGAATATCGCCTCACCATACCCCAGCCGCCTCAGGTTGGAGACCAGTATTTTGCTGTCTTCATTTGAGTGCATGCAGATTAActcagttttgtcttttctatGGTCTATAAGTGTCTGTTGCCTTATCTTAAGCTTAAGACTGTTTAGATTTCTCTAACTCGAATTTTAGAAGGAAAGGCttctggttttgtgtttctctCCTTGTTGACACAGAACTTAGCTCTTTGTGCAAGAACTGAGAAGCAAACCTCATATGAGAATTGCTTTTTAAGGCTGTTCCCACTTTGTCCTCAGTTTGCTTATGAGCAGAT includes:
- the ATP13A3 gene encoding probable cation-transporting ATPase 13A3 isoform X4, which gives rise to MHDYRKMFFGINEIAVKVPSIFKLLIKEVLNPFYIFQLFSVILWITDEYHYYALAIVIMSVISIVSSLYTVRKQYVMLHDMVAAHSIVRVSVCRRNQEIEEILSTDLVPGDIMLIPSNGTIMPCDAVLLSGTCIVNESMLTGESVPVTKINLPNPSEYPKATGDEIYSPEAHKRHTLFCGTNVIQTRFYTGELVKALVVRTGFNTAKGQLVRSILYPKPTDFKLYRDAYWFLLSLVVVAGIGFIYTIVNSILNEVPAHTIIIESLDIITITVPPALPAAMTAGIVYAQRRLKKIGIFCISPQRINICGQLNLVCFDKTGTLTEDGLDLWGIQRVENARFLLPEERACSESLLKSEFIACMATCHSLTKIGGVLSGDPLDLKMFEAIGWILEEATEEETALHNRIMPTVVRPSKQLFPESKQATNQEMELFELSTTYEIGIVRQFPFSSVLQRMCVIARILGEKRMDAYMKGAPEVIASLCKQETVPVDFESVLEEYTKQGFRVIALAHRKLESKLTWHKVQTINRDAIESNMDFMGLIIMQNKLKQETPAVLEDLHKANIRSVMVTGDNMLTAISVARDCGMILPQDKVIIAEALPPKDGQAARINWHYADTLARCTSSSPAINSEDIPVKLVHESLEDLQMTKYHFAMNGKSFAVILEHFQDLVPKLVLHGTVFARMAPDQKTQLVEALQNVDYYVGMCGDGANDCGALKRAHGGISLSELEASVASPFTSRTPSISCVPKLIREGRAALITSFCVFKFMALYSIIQYISVTLLYSILSNLGDHQFLFIDLAIILVVVFTMSLNPAWKELVARRPPSGLISGPLLCSVLSQIIICLVFQTFGFLWVKQQPWFERWTPESDACNVLDASNISSAHYGNETLDDEHNIKNYENTTLFFISSFQYLIVAIVFSKGKPFRQPCYKNLLFVTSVVVLYVFLFFIMLHPSELINMSFELVCVPYEWRLRILIIVIVNAIVSVLMENVLLDMILWKVVFSRDKQGEYRLTIPQPPQEAVDRLGVCFLSSLFGYREKAPKAKYMHLAQELLVDPEWPPKPRTTTEAKAPSQENGSYQIITLT